The nucleotide window GCTCATAATTAGGTTACCTTTTCATCATTCTCAAAGTGTTCCAGTTTGGAAAGCTTCCCTGTTGTCACTATTTCATTAATCTGTGAATCAAATGATGAATGCAAAATCAATCTTTTCTTGGAACTTCTATGTTCAAATTCCATTTGGCCCATACTACAACTGTTCAGCATCATCTGGCACCTTTAGGTTTTATGCTATCAGCGAAAATGGCAACAGTTCTTTCCAGTAAAAAAGACAAAGAAATTAAGCCCATCATATTATTATGTAACAGGAAGGAGTATTAGTTTCTTTTACATTGGAGTCCAAAATACACTTGACGGCTTGTTAAAATGTTGAAAGAGTTGCGCACTACACTAGCAATCACCAACAAACAGCAAGAAGAATGATAGAATGAGACATACATACATGGTCTTTCAAAGATTTCCCAATGGTGGGGAGGTTTTTAACTTGGTCGCCACTTTCTATTTGAATTGGCAGTTTCTCAATTACGGGAATGGCCTTGTAATAGCTAAATGATCTCCGGTCATCTCCCATGGCTTCAAGAGAAACATAAAATTTCACAACAATCAACAAAATGATGAGAACATTACTTTGTACAATGTGTCAATGTCCTTTACCTCTATATATGTTGATAAGTTTTCCGAAAATCTCAGTGATGTTCCTGTTGAGGTCTGGTGGAGCATATGTTGTGGGTTCCCCAGAAGAAGCTTCCTGGTTGTATGACTAATGAATTAGCATGCAAAGCAGAAAACCCCATCTATGCCAAAATGAGATAAAGCCCAGAACTGAGAAGTGAAGACTTTCAAGTTTGCACACTCCATGGATGAAAACTTGATTAGATATAAAGTTGCTTGCCAATGGGCAACAGGGTTGAATTCCAATATTCAACAGACATAAGTACAATCTATAGCTCAAAGTTCATTAGAAATAATATTCTTCTTTTTTGATGGCTCACCGTGTATAAACTTTGACAAACTATAGAAGAATATGTGTGTCAAAATAAGCTAATTTAAGCTTTAGAGAAAAGATGGTTCAGGCACATTGGTTTATCAGGTCATGCTTATACCTCAATATCAAGAGACCCTACGGTGTCCTTGGTATCCCCAGAGCTAGTCTGGCTATGTGCAAGCTGGCCAGGCCCCTTTTGGACACCAGAACCATCATGCACATGTGTACTGGCGTCTTGATGCTCTCTGGTAGCTAGCTCTTTCTTCACACCCTGTCCACCAGTTCCTTTGTGATTCTCAGGATCCTCGGATGACATTTTGCTCCTCTTCGCGGGATTGGACGCGCCTGTACCTCCGGCACCAGCTGCCTTTTTGGGTTTAAATTCCTCTTCGTAGTTGATGGTGAACTTGTGCTCGGGCAGCCTCTCGCCAGACTTGAGGCATTCCTCCAGCCAATCGAAGGACACAACACTCTGCGATGAAAATCCAATGCACGGGTGAATACAGGCACTCGCTGCAGCCTCTCAGAAGGCTTCCCATACTAGCAGGGATATTTGACACCCACATTACTTTGGCAAGTGCCCCAAAGGACTAATAGCAAAACTTTCACAGCTCAATGCAGATGCACGATTGCGCATAGGAGAGAGTGGAGAGACTAGGGTTATACGGAGCCGAAGGGGGCCGGAGAGAGCGGCTAGTATTACCCCCTGGAAACGGTGGAGCCAGTCGGCGGTGAGCTCCCGGAGCAGCGCCTTGGCGTCGGCGGCGAGCACGTGGTTGATCCTGGCGCCCTTGGCGTCGGCGTCCTTCTTCTCGAGCCGGCCCCCCATCTGCACCAGCTTCTGCTTCCACACCTGCGAGGGCCGCCGCCGCAATCCAAAAAAACCTAAGCAAGAATGGAAGGCGAATCGGAGGGGCGGCGGAAGGGGGGGAGAAGCGGCGACCTCGAGGCGGCGGGACTGCACGCCGTGGGGCACGAAGAAGGCGGAGACGCCGCGGAATATCCCCTCGGCGTCCCTCGGCGGCTCCGCCGGCTTCCGCTTCGGCGCCATCGGAGCTCTCCTcgctccctccctccctccgTCCGTCGCCGCTGGGGTTTTGAGGTTTTAGGTTGTTCTAGCACTTTTTCCTTATGGAAGGTTGTTCTGAATATCTATCTGGCCACAGCACATCTGCATGAGGGCATACATTGCTGCTGAGCTTCGAGTCTTCGACCACAGGACAGAGCAAACACTCAAATATCTATCTATCTAGCCATAGCACACAGGCAAAGCAATTCTGAAACAGCTCAGGTTCAGCAAGCACAAACAAATCTGAACCAAACTGTCATGTACATCATCTGATATACAACAAAAATATGAGCAACAAACCAAACCACACCAACAGAAATATCTGTCGTAAAAAGGTAAAAGACCACAATGCTGCCCTCCTCCTAATGTGGGGAGGGGCTTATTGCTTGTGAGTGAGTAAACCAAGTAAATACCCTCCCTATCCTTCTCTCTTTTCTCCCTCAAATTTTACAACTCAAGCATTGTacagacaaaaacaaacaaaaatgGCACGCAAAACTATCAAACAACGGTAGTATCGATCCTTCTCCCGGTTAAGAACTGTTTACTGAAGCTCACTAACAGGGATGTCTGTGCTCGGCTAACCACTGTCCCGGTGAGCTCAGGCTGATGTGTTTGTCTCTGTGGCTGGTGAGGGTTTGTCGGTGGCCGAGTCCATGTCGTCGTGCGATGGCGCCTCGATGACAGCATCGTCATGCGACGGCTTCTCGCTGGCTGcgccttcttcctcttcctctgaaGGTTTGTCAGTGACTGGCTTCTCAAGAGACGTGATATCCTCTGATGACTTCACAGTGGCGTCTTCTTTCTCCTCCGATGGTTTCTCGATATCTGTTCTGTCGTTTGATGGCTCAGCACTGGCTTCATCTTCCACTGATGGTTTGTCGGTGACTGGCTCCTCAACAGCCATGCTGTCCTCTGATGGCTTATCAAGATCCACTCTCTCGTCTGATGGCTCAGCACCCACCTTGTCTTCCTCTGAAGGTTTGTCAGCGGTTGGTTTCTCAAGAGCCACGCTGTCCTCTACTGGCTTCATAGCATCATCTTTTTCCTCTGATGGCTTCTCGAGATCCACTGTGTTGTTTGATGGCTCAGCACTCACCTCATCTTCCTCCGAAGGATTCTTAAGAGCTGCATTGTCTTCTGCTGGCTCCACACCTACCTCACCTTCATCTGATGGCTTCTCAGGAGTAACGGCATCCTCTGATGGCTTCTCGGGAGCTGAGCTGTCCTCTGATATCTCAACGATGGCCTCACCGACATATGTGGGTTCTTCGACAGATGTGGCGCTTTCTGGTGTTGTATCTAATGCAATGCTTTGAGGCAGTGTCTCATCAGAAATTTCACGCTGTGCAGGTTCCTCGGTGGCAGTGCTGATCTTTGGAGTGCTTTCAGGCAGTGTTTCAGTAGCTAAGCTACTTTCTGATGGATTATCAGTAACAACGTTAGTCTCAGTTTCGAGTGGCTTCTCAATAGATACATCCTTTTGAGGTTCCAATGGCTGATCAGTTAAATTATGAGGAGCTGCATCCATTTGACGTTCTGATCGCTCCTCAGGCTCTGATGGCTGTCCGGATGATTCAACAGCAGCTGCATCACCTTGAGACTCAGATAGCTTCTCAGTAGACACGTTACTTTGATGGACTACTGGTTCCTCCACTGATGCGTCACTTTGAGGTTCTGGTAGCTGCTCAGCCGACTGATCAGCAGTTGCATCTGTTTGTGGTTCTGATAACTTCACGGCAGCTGTGTCAAATTGAAGCTGCAATGACTCCTCAGCAATTGCATCACTACTAGGCTCTGTTTGATCCTTGTCATCTGCTTCATGCTGAGATTCCAATGGCTGCTCTGTAGATGCATCTTCTTGTTGTTGCAATGGTTGCTCCACTGGAACCTCTGCCGGTGCAACACTTTGAGATTCTGATGACTGCTCAATGCCTGCATCATTTTTAGATTCCATTATCTGGTCAGTTGCCTCTTGAGGAACCACAGCGTCTTGGGATTCCAACGTCTGCTCAACAGTTAGCTTACTTTGAGACTCTGACAAGTTCTCACCAGATGCAGCCCCATCTTGCTCTGATGGATCCTTCGTCAGTTCGGCAGAAGAGGCATCAATTTGAGGCTCTGGTATCTTCTTGAGGGAGACATCATCTTGTGTCATCAGGTCCCTTTGTGGTGTAGCATCAGCAATATCTTCACTTTGAAGTTGTTTCTCAACAATATCTTCAGTCTGAAGTTGCTCCTTGGAAGATTCATTCATTTGTAATGGCTTCTCTTGAGAACTTTCTTGTGATGGCTTCCCGGTGATCGAAGCTTTTCGAGGTGCCTTTTCTTGAGAACTTCCTTGTGATGGCTTCTCGGCGGTTGCAGCAATTTGAGGTGTCTTTGCCTCAGATGGCTTCTCTTGAGAACTTTCTTGTGATGGCTTCTCGATGATCGCAGCAGTTTGAGGTGCCTTTTCTTGAGATGGCTTCTCTTGAGAACTTTCTTCCGATCGCTTCTCGGTGATCACAGTGACTTGAGGTGTCTTTTCTTGTAATGGTTTCTCTTGAGAACTTTCTTGTGATGGCTTCTCGATCACTGCCTTGGTTTGCAATGCTTTATTGGTAGCCATATCACTCGCTGCCAGATTTTTTGGAGTTGTACTTCTTTGCCATGACTTCTTCACAGCCATGTTGCTCGGGGCTGGCTTCGTGACGGTCACATTGCTTTGTGTTGTTGTCACAGCTGCTGCTGCACTGCTTTGTGATGGCTTCTCAAACGGCGTGTTACGCTTCCACTGCCGTTTGATCGCTCCAGTACTTTCAGTTTTCTTTGCATCAACTACACTACTCTGGGGTTGCTTCTCGGTTCTCGTGTTGAATTGCCATGGCTTTTTCACTACTACTGCAGTGTCCTCCGAAGGCTTCACATCATCTGCATTAGTTTGTTGAGGTTCCTCACTGGGCTGCTGTAGCACAGCTGCATTAGTTTGTTGAGGTTCCTCACTGGGCTGCTGTAGCACAGCTGCATCGGTTTGTGGAGGTTCCTCACTGGGCTGCTGTAGAACAGTAACCACTGTACTGGTTTCCACTGGTTTCATATCAACCTCACTGCTCTGCAGAGATTTCTCACTGGCTATTCTGCGGCCCCATGGTCTTTTAATTGTTGTGCTGCTATCTAATGGCTTTGTGTCACTCGTCGGTGACGGCTTCTCGGTTGGTCCACTGTTTTGTTTCTGGTTCTCAGCAACCACAGGGCGTTGCCATGTTTTTTTGACCACTTTGCCGCTTTCTGATGGCTTCACATCATCTGCACTGGTTGATGCTGGCTTATCCGATGGTAACATGCTCTGCTGTGGGTTCTCAGTAGCTACACTGTGCTGCCATGACTTTTTTACCCCTGTGCTGCTGTCCGACGGTTTCCCATTAGACCCATTACTGGATGACGGCTTCTCAATGGCTGCATCGCTCGGTGATGGCTTTTCAGTTGATGCACTAATCACTGACGGCTTATTTGTGGGAAGACTGCGTTGCCATGGTTTTCTTATGGCCGCACTGCTTCCTGATGGCTTAGTATCAACCACACTGCTCTGATGTGGCTTCTCGGCACTGCTTTCAAATGGCTTATTGTTAACTACAGGACTCTTTGACTCACTCTCAGTAACACTTTCACTTTCTGCTGACTTCTCGACTGTGCTTTCTGATGGTTTAGGAACATCAATGCTACTCTGCAATGGGTTTTCAGCTGCAACATCATTTTGGGATGGTTTGTCAGCTGTGAGCTCATTTTCTGAGGTCTTCTCACCGATTTCATCACCTTGACCTGGCTTGTTGGTGGCTTCTCCAGTTTCTGGTAGTTTCTCGACAGCCACTTTTGCATTTACAGTGTTCTCCTCGAACTGACTGAAGTTTCCCTTGACCATAAACAACTGAGAATGGTGGGTCTTGCAATAAAGTTTGCCTTCATGTGTGACATTGTTGGATGGGCTGAGTGTACAACCACCATGGGTGCAACGGAAGCATGATTTATGATACGCGCCCCCGTTAAGATCAACCTGAAAGAAATTAGTTGAATCAAAAACAAGTTCAATAAGGTAAATACAGGAAGTGATAGAATGAGAAAGGAAAGACATTCAAAGAAAAAATATTGCTAAAAATGCAAACATTATAGGCATTTATTGGATCTGCCATAGATGCTGATGATAATTAGATGTCACTTCTGCAGCTGTGCACTATGTTATAAGAAGGCGTTAAAGACCCAACACATACTATTGGATTGGTATAACATCTCTTCACCCAAAAAAAAATGATTTGGCTCGTGGGCGAGATATTGATTAGTTCTTTTTTCCTCCctgctactccctccgtaaactaatataaggtttacagagggagtacttgcAAGTGGGATTAGAGAACTGCATTAGATGTGGGAATCTGCCAGATCGTAATTCTAATAATAAACATGACACGTTTTATTACATTTGCAATTGCCATGAAACTAGTCTTGTCATGAATTATGAAAATTTTAGCAAGATGACAGGACAAACGACAATTCTTCTGTACAACTTACATACACAGTAACTCCGGCCATTATAGAGAGAACCAAATACACAGAATACTTATTTTTCTGGGCAGTTGATGGTTTAATGTGCATTAAAGTAGCAGCCAAAGATTAAATAATACTGACCTTTTCAAGAGGGTACACAGTCTTGTTACAAACTACGCACTTGTCTTGCGTGCCAACAAACATACTAGAGAATCTGCTGTTTTGCTGGCCCTGCATTTTGGAAAAATATCAAGGAGGAAATGGACATACTGTTGTGTATATCGCAACATAAGACAAACAatttcaatactatgaatatgctTCAACCACACAAAAGGCGTGTCCTACAGAAGCTCAATACCTTGGGTCCATTTGATTTTTCTGATTTAGCTGATCTTGTCACACCTGACATAATACAGAATTGCTCCCAAATTTAGAGAATAGTATGACAAAATAATCCTGAAAATAAAGACATCTGAGTGCGAATGATCAAGTGTTGCCTTCAGTACCTTCAAAACTTTTTTCCAAACTGCCAGTTGATTTTAATATCTGGTCATAGTGAGGTTTGCAGTACAGGACACCTTCGATGGAAGAATAATTGCTAAACTGCAGAACAAacaagaaagaaaagaaaaggtttagttaaaatgttactttacttttatGTTTCAAAGATGTAGCTTTAGCCACAAACAGGAAAACATGGTACCAGTGCCAAGTAATATGATGTAGCATAAAAGATTTAATGCGAGCATTTCTGCTTTCAGCAAAACAATTAAGTTCTCAAATAATAGAGTATAGACTATGTCAAGCATGTGGTCCGAAGGAATATTCAATAATGCAAGGAGCCCATTTCCAATCTAGGACTAAGAGCGCATATGAACTTAAATTTGTCTTTGGCTTTATCGGTAGTTCATCATGTCAACTGGCTACATCTTTATCATAGCTATAAACTGCTTTTATGCCACTAAAAGAGAATTACAGGGATCATAAAACAGATCAGGGCTCAAGGGGTCCACTCCACCCATGGGCAAATCATCACTGAACTGCATGTGCTATGCTGTCTTGCCCGTTTCTTTAAGGAAAGGCAAGTACAGAGAACTAATCATACTAAATAGTATGACACATTGTGCAACGAAGATGGACTCCTCGAATAAAGTTAAATGCATAATATAACATCATGTCTTTTATTCTAGAAGAAAAGGAATGCCGTTAGAGATGCCTTAAACCGCGTGGCACTCATTACCACTCCCTGCTGAACAACCTGCAGGATGTGAAATGGACAAAATCGTTGCGGTTGACATGAACACGCAGCCTAACTTCATAACTGGCTGTGGTTGAGAAGGAGAAACCCACACAGCAAGTACAAGCACTAACCAACGCATCAATCAACTGAACAATTTGAACAGGGACAGACAATCATAAGCAAGCTAATGATGCCCAGGTACGCATTACTAGTACTTACCTCCCATAAAGCTCGCAATAATAGCCTGAATCACGGGGGGATAAGCATGCAAGCATCTTATAAATCATAGCATCCGTCCTACTTTAGTACTAGCACTTTATTTGTACCATCATCTGAACAGTGGAACTCTAGTTGGCTCGCATGATTCATTCTGGTCAAGGGGGGAGGGAATTGACCTGGAGGGTGCTCTTGCAGTGGTGGCAGCGGAAGCAGGGGCGGTGGTAGGCGCGGCCGTCGGCGGCGAGCTCCTCGACGGGGTACACCTTCTTGCCGCAGGAGGCGCACTTCTGCGTGGTgccgccccacgccgccgccatCCCCTCCCCCTCCCCGTCCGCCTCCCCGTCGCTGGCCAGCGCAGCCCCCGCGTCCCGCTCTTCTCGCCGCCTCGCGATGGCTAGGTGCGTGTGGGAGGAGGAAGGAtcggggggagggagggagggagggagaggagaggagaaaggaGGCGACGATGGGGATGATGATTAGTGGAGGTGAAAGCGGCGGCAGCACAGCTCAGAGCtgcggagggaggagaggggggagggggaggcTTGGCAGAGAGCAGAGAATAACGAGCGGCAGCGCACGCAGCAGCGGAGTTGGTGCGGTGTGCGCTCCTACTTTCGTCAAAAGGGAGAGGGATTTGCTACGCCCACCACTCCACGCTGCTGCATATCCATCCGGCCATTCGGGCGTGTGTCGTGCGGCGTTGATGATGATGATTGAGCACAAAGAAAAAAACATTTATGCTTGTTTTTCCTCTAGGAATAATATGTGCCTTTAGGGCATGTTCAATGCCTAGGCGCTTGCATGGGCGCTTAAGGAAATACAAGAAAAAAAAAATCATATAGCAGCGGTGTTAGCATCCAGTCCTCCAACGGCAATGACAAGGTACAGGTGCTTAACAGGACGCACTTTGTGTCATACCTCGAAAGAAAAAACGGGCTAGCGCCTAGGGCCAGAAGTAGCGTCGACGCTAGCCTGAATCCTGGGCTTAGCCGGGAATAGGAAAAAACGGCCGGGATATTAGGCTTAACTACTGGGGATTTGATCCTAGCGCCCAGTCTAAGCGTCCCCGTTGTAGCTGCTCTTAGGCCGGTAATATGAGCAATATTTCCGCGCCGCATTCATGCTGGCCCGGAGCAGCAGGGGCTGAATTGATGCCGCATTTCTTTTTTTGGAAAAGAAGGCTTGCCCTCGGTCTCTGCATCGGAACGATGCATGCAACCATCTTaaagcatctccagccgttgccCTCCTAGGAGGCATAAAAATTGCTCCCTGGGGGCGAGCCGGTGATACAATCGACGCTGGGGGCGGTTGGGCATCCAGTCGTCGCCCTCAGGTCGCCCCTCAGGCATCGAGATTGGCCCAGTTTTCGACCCACTTTCGGCAAATAAAGGCCTCGTATGGGCGAGAATCAGCCCATATTTGGCATGGctcggcgttcaattatcaacataaatattttttatcacatagttcatcacagaaaatcaaatagttcaacaaaatagtgcaacaacaaatagttcaatacaaattatataattcaacaaataaaaactcatatttcatcacacgtcgAGCCCGCGtcgcccttgagcctccataggtgctccaccagatcctgctgcagttgatgatgcacctgtgggtctcggatctcctgacgcataccGAGGTAGGCAATCCAGGTTGCCGGTAcctggtgatcaacttcggctagaggaccctgcctgtagtatggttaagtgtcaaacactggctcttcctgctcgctcttgatgatcatgttgtggaaggtgacacagcaagtcatgatctcccatatttgatctttcgaccaggtctgagcAGGGTAGCGgacaacagcaaatcgagattggagcacaccaaaagcccgctcgacatcctttcTGCAAGCCTCATGCACCTTGGCAAAGTGGGACTTCTTGCCTCCTAGCACAACATTTGAGATAGTCTTCACAAATGTAGACCATCTCGAATAGATGCCATCAGCTaggtagtaccccttgttgtagtgcCGCTCATTGACCTCGAaattcaccggaggagaatgaccttcaacaagcttggcaaagacaggggaacactgcagcacgttgatgtcattgtgagttcctggcataccagaGAAGGTGTGCCAAATCCAAAGGTCCTATGTGGCCACCGCCTCaagtaccacactgcaaccgcctttggcgcctttgtacatcccctgccaagcaaatgggcagttcttccatttccaatgcatgcagtcgatgcttccaaacattccaagaaatcctcttgctgcattctatGCTAGGATCTGAGTAGTGTCTTTCGCATTGGGTGTTCGCAAGTATTgcggtccaaacactgccaccactgcccgacagaacttgtagaaacactcaatggtggtggactcggccatgcgcccatagccatcgagtgaatcactgggagctccgtatgcaagcatcctcatcgttgtcgtgcacttctggatcgaggtgaatccaagtttgccggtgcaatccttcttgcacttgaagtagttgtcgaactcccggatggaattcacaatcccggggaaagctttcggctcatccgataacgacGCCGAAATGTTTTGTCGCCGTGCAGTGGAGcgtcggcgaagtagtcggagtagagcatgcagtagccttcaagacgatgccggttctttgctttcatccacctcggcgccgagccacctcgtcgcggcttttcattgctcgccagcaggGCGGCGAGGACCATGAGATGTTCCTCTCCTGGACGTCggcctcggcttcctcctccagcagcacGGCGAGCGCTTCCTCGTCGTCCAAGTCCATCACCGAGGCAGGAAaatcgccgaacaccttgcgccCGGTGGGCGCGTACCCGCCGCTAAACCGTCCCTCCGCGGCCGGAAACAGCATGAAAAACGCTCAGCTGCTGGTGGAGGGGATGCCTCGCCGAACCTCTGCTCTTTTTTCGGCTGGGATTGGCTATCTAGCGGTGAAGGGCGGTGGGCGGCGCCGGGATACAGCTGTTGGCGGCCGAGCGCGCGGGGGGTGGGAGGCGAGCCGGGGAAGAAAAACTTGACTTTTCGCCTGATGGTGTGGGCCAGCCGTGCTTTTCTCTTGCGCCGGAGCCCCCGAGTGCCCCCCAatgcgccgggttcggcctgcgATCGCCGGGCCCAAAAACGGGGCGAACCGGCAGATTTTAgcgtcctgggggcgcgactggagcgttttttcggcgccggcgccaaaaaagtggcctgggggcctgttgggggcgcggctggagatgctcttagtctCAAAGTAGCACAAAGTCATAAAAGTATTACAGCTCGTAAGCGGAgcaaaaagtaaaagaaaagtgAATGCTCAAAATCACAACCGGTATGACAATGTAAAGGACAAACTCCCTAGACTCATATCCTATTATGCGACCATCATCCGAACCTGTTGAACATAGCCCGTGCTACCATCTCGCACTGCTTGCACCCAGTAACCAAAGGCTCCCTGGAGTCCGTAAGAGTGAGTAAGGACCACGTACGGATCCATGCGATAGCTCTGAAAATGACATGCAAGAAAGTTAAAGTATGTTGTCTGTTAAAAATCATATCATTCCTGCAATTCCATATAGCCCATATAAGCGCACATATTTCAATCTGAATACGAGCCGCAGTAATATGATCAACCCCAGCTAACCACGTCCCAAAGAGCGATTCAATGTTAACTGGAGGAGTAATGTTAAAGGCTATATGGATTGTTCTCCAAAGCAATTTCGTGAGTGGGCACTCTATGAACAAGTGTTGTATTGTTTCATGATGATCACAAAAATAACAACGGGAACTACCTACCGACCACCTCTTTACTAAGTTATCTTTGGTGAGTATCACTTGCTTGTGTACGAACCACATAAAGATTTTAATGCGCAAGGGAACCTTAACCTTCCAAATATGTAACGATCTCGAGATTGGGCTAGGATTAATTAAATCCATGTAAAAAGATTTCACCATAAACACCCCATTTCTAGCTAACTTCTAGTGCATCGAATCGGGTTGGTCGGATAACTGAACATCTATCAATCTCCGAACCAAGTGCATCCAGGCATTCCATCGCTCACCAACTAACGCACGTCTAAACTGAATATTCAAGGGATTCGATTGAAATATTGTGCCTACGTAATCCTCCTTGCGTTGAACAATGTTATATAGGGTGGGGTATTGTATGGCTAGTGGTGTCTCCCCTAACCACGTATTCTCCCAAAATCTTGTTGACATCTCATTGCCAACCAAGAATTTGACCCTACGAAAGAACAAATCTTTCGTTCGCATGAGTCCCTTCCAGAATGGCGAGTCAGTTGGCCTCACGGTGACCTGGGCTAGCATTTTCGACTGTAGATACTTATTGCATAGTATCTGTGCCCACATACTCTCCGGCTCTGTCTCTAACATGTAGAGACATTTACTCATAAGACATTTATTCTTAATTTCTAGGTTTTCAATACtgagacccccttggtctttggGTCGGCATAAAATATCCCATCGTGCGAGACGATACTTCTTCCTGGCCTCATTTGACTACCAGAAAAATCGAGATCGAAAGAAATCAAGTCTCTTCTGCACCCCTTTCGGTACCTCGAAGAAAGATAGTAGGAACATCGACATACTAGTAAGTACTGAGTTGATCAGCACTAGCCGACCTCCATAAGACATTAGCTTGCCCTTCTAGCAACTAGGATTGTTTTCAATTCGATCTTCGATGCACTTCCATTCTTTATTAGATAACTTACAGTGATGAATCAGTGTGCCCAAATAACTGAAGGGCAAAGAACCTAATTCACACCCAAACAATTGTCTATATGTGTCTTGCTCTTCTTTGGCCTTACCAAAGCAGAACAACTAGCTCTTGTGAAGTTTATTTTCAACCCGCTCTTGTGAATTGATGCCGCGTGATGTGACCGGACGGGAGGCCTGACGCAACTAGATGGGTGTCGATGCTTTAAAGCGGGCGTGTCGTCCCGAGAAACCAACCTCGGACGCTGCGCCGCATTGAAGCGGGTTGACCGTCCGTTCACCTGGCTTGGTCGTGCCTATTCAATACATGCTCTAACAACGTCCACATCCACACCTTCGCGTTCAACTGCTTCTCTAAACTCCTCCTCTCCTCATCCACACCATGCCCAAGTTGTACTTCTTTGTATCGACAGGCAGCAACGGTGGCGACGAATCTTGGCGTCGTCGTCATTGCTCTTCGAGGTCCTCGGGTTCCACGGCTGTCGGCTCCCCCGACAAGGaggagatcatcatcatcatccgcTCCGTCAGCAGTCGCGCCCCCTCTCGTAGGACGTGGGGACGGGCGAGGAGTTCGTCCATCAGATCGAGTTGCTGACATAACAGTTGCTCCAGAAACGTGGCCTAATGCCCCCTCGCCGCCGCCTGCCGTCAAGGAGGAGCTGCACTCCCCGTTGTGCTACCGCGTCCAGCAAGAGCTGGTGTCGCCTCTCTGCCACATGGAGGAGGAGCCGGCGTCCCCCCAACACAACCGCGGCATCCAAATCATGCTCCGCATGAAGGAGAAGCCACGCATCCCCCAACACAATTGCGGCATCCAAACCGTGCTTCGCATGAAGGAGAAGCCACACATCCCCCC belongs to Triticum urartu cultivar G1812 chromosome 7, Tu2.1, whole genome shotgun sequence and includes:
- the LOC125518708 gene encoding cell surface glycoprotein 1-like → MAAAWGGTTQKCASCGKKVYPVEELAADGRAYHRPCFRCHHCKSTLQFSNYSSIEGVLYCKPHYDQILKSTGSLEKSFEGVTRSAKSEKSNGPKGQQNSRFSSMFVGTQDKCVVCNKTVYPLEKVDLNGGAYHKSCFRCTHGGCTLSPSNNVTHEGKLYCKTHHSQLFMVKGNFSQFEENTVNAKVAVEKLPETGEATNKPGQGDEIGEKTSENELTADKPSQNDVAAENPLQSSIDVPKPSESTVEKSAESESVTESESKSPVVNNKPFESSAEKPHQSSVVDTKPSGSSAAIRKPWQRSLPTNKPSVISASTEKPSPSDAAIEKPSSSNGSNGKPSDSSTGVKKSWQHSVATENPQQSMLPSDKPASTSADDVKPSESGKVVKKTWQRPVVAENQKQNSGPTEKPSPTSDTKPLDSSTTIKRPWGRRIASEKSLQSSEVDMKPVETSTVVTVLQQPSEEPPQTDAAVLQQPSEEPQQTNAAVLQQPSEEPQQTNADDVKPSEDTAVVVKKPWQFNTRTEKQPQSSVVDAKKTESTGAIKRQWKRNTPFEKPSQSSAAAAVTTTQSNVTVTKPAPSNMAVKKSWQRSTTPKNLAASDMATNKALQTKAVIEKPSQESSQEKPLQEKTPQVTVITEKRSEESSQEKPSQEKAPQTAAIIEKPSQESSQEKPSEAKTPQIAATAEKPSQGSSQEKAPRKASITGKPSQESSQEKPLQMNESSKEQLQTEDIVEKQLQSEDIADATPQRDLMTQDDVSLKKIPEPQIDASSAELTKDPSEQDGAASGENLSESQSKLTVEQTLESQDAVVPQEATDQIMESKNDAGIEQSSESQSVAPAEVPVEQPLQQQEDASTEQPLESQHEADDKDQTEPSSDAIAEESLQLQFDTAAVKLSEPQTDATADQSAEQLPEPQSDASVEEPVVHQSNVSTEKLSESQGDAAAVESSGQPSEPEERSERQMDAAPHNLTDQPLEPQKDVSIEKPLETETNVVTDNPSESSLATETLPESTPKISTATEEPAQREISDETLPQSIALDTTPESATSVEEPTYVGEAIVEISEDSSAPEKPSEDAVTPEKPSDEGEVGVEPAEDNAALKNPSEEDEVSAEPSNNTVDLEKPSEEKDDAMKPVEDSVALEKPTADKPSEEDKVGAEPSDERVDLDKPSEDSMAVEEPVTDKPSVEDEASAEPSNDRTDIEKPSEEKEDATVKSSEDITSLEKPVTDKPSEEEEEGAASEKPSHDDAVIEAPSHDDMDSATDKPSPATETNTSA